In the Mytilus trossulus isolate FHL-02 chromosome 1, PNRI_Mtr1.1.1.hap1, whole genome shotgun sequence genome, one interval contains:
- the LOC134695138 gene encoding heat shock 70 kDa protein 12B-like yields MAYRSMLVRLFSGPCILTFKKNHPIDYMDMMRSFEGKKKTFKLDDTKVSSRIAATLLEISEENCQSSFEDIASNSQYARGVHVKRDKLFIDVNIYLEFFNHSLSKLVQDINEVLQHERCHDVRAIMLVGGYADCGLLLNAVKQEFPDKDVFVPHEGSLSVLTGAVIYGHIPKIVSSRVCNYTYGISVLRPFQPGMPQEKMVIHDGELYCEGVFRIAYKIDTVVNVGHTERIPVVATFFDPQRHHLRKLPLTVSVYISDKEDPEFVADQGCREHCVFQVPPVKGEWLKEVHGYIDFEISGTEMIGTFVDKDTGDIITSVKIEFLPKTEQNPPNDKRQRIYDPENSY; encoded by the coding sequence ATGGCGTATAGGTCGATGTTGGTCCGCTTATTTTCTGGACCTTGTATACTAACTTTCAAAAAGAATCATCCCATTGACTATATGGACATGATGAGATCCTTTGAGGGaaagaaaaagacatttaaGCTTGATGATACCAAGGTTAGTAGCAGAATTGCAGCAACATTGTTAGAAATTAGCGAGGAAAATTGTCAAAGTAGCTTTGAAGATATTGCAAGCAATTCACAATATGCACGAGGAGTCCACGTaaaaagagataaactgtttatTGATGTCAACATTTATCTCGAATTTTTTAATCATTCACTGTCAAAACTTGTCCAAGACATAAATGAAGTCCTACAGCATGAAAGATGTCACGATGTCAGAGCAATCATGCTAGTTGGAGGGTATGCTGACTGTGGATTATTGTTAAATGCAGTGAAACAAGAATTTCCAGATAAAGATGTGTTTGTGCCTCACGAAGGCAGTTTGTCAGTTCTCACAGGTGCTGTTATTTATGGTCATATACCTAAAATTGTCTCTTCACGTGTTTGCAATTATACTTACGGTATTTCTGTTTTACGACCGTTCCAACCTGGCATGCCACAAGAGAAAATGGTAATACACGATGGAGAATTATATTGTGAAGGTGTTTTTAGGATCGCATACAAAATAGACACTGTAGTAAATGTAGGTCATACGGAAAGGATACCTGTAGTTGCGACGTTCTTTGATCCCCAGAGACATCATCTACGAAAACTACCATTGACGGTCTCTGTCTACATATCTGACAAGGAAGATCCAGAATTTGTGGCTGATCAAGGATGCAGAGAACATTGTGTTTTCCAAGTACCTCCAGTAAAGGGTGAATGGCTAAAAGAAGTCCATGGgtatattgattttgaaatatcagGAACGGAAATGATTGGTACTTTTGTGGATAAAGACACCGGCGATATTATCACGTCGgtgaaaattgagttcctgccTAAAACAGAACAAAATCCTCCAAATGACAAGAGGCAGCGTATTTACGATCCTGAAAATAGCTATTAA
- the LOC134710207 gene encoding uncharacterized protein LOC134710207, producing the protein MDDFMLFVIIVAIGLHIFLTFLLIGYICYKDCTCTFPKCRKTLREDEIERNSEIDETEQEIHLSEPSEQSSTQREAPRVNVYFTNRWVSSLANRIQNYVRRHSTGDQEMTPTIIVTGIVDTGDEDDDALPCYNEALSLEIHSMKSMDSPPSYEEIFLKLQQTKL; encoded by the coding sequence ATGGATGATTTTATGCTATTTGTTATAATTGTAGCGATAggtttacatatttttctgacatttctTCTTATTGGGTACATATGTTATAAAGATTGCACATGTACCTTTCCTAAATGTAGAAAAACTTTGAGAGAAGATGAAATTGAAAGGAATTCTGAAATCGATGAAACAGAACAGGAGATACATTTATCAGAACCATCGGAACAAAGTTCTACGCAAAGGGAAGCACCCCGTGTCAATGTTTATTTTACTAACAGATGGGTATCATCTCTAGCCAATAGGATCCAGAATTATGTGCGCAGACACAGTACTGGTGATCAAGAAATGACACCTACCATAATAGTTACCGGCATTGTTGACACAGGAGACGAGGATGACGATGCTTTACCGTGTTACAATGAGGCTTTATCTCTCGAAATTCATTCAATGAAATCTATGGATTCTCCACCGTCttatgaagaaattttcttaaaacttcAACAAACCAAACTTTAG